One Cupriavidus oxalaticus genomic region harbors:
- the uraD gene encoding 2-oxo-4-hydroxy-4-carboxy-5-ureidoimidazoline decarboxylase: protein MSQSLDLAPVNALDQSGFTHAFGSVFEHFPLAAERAWAQRPFASASALHDAMMDVIRKLDAKAQCDFLNLHPMLSAANIRAGTMTADSNAEQKSAGLDAMSAQQEAALDRMNAAYHARHGFPFIICVRHYTREGIFAALERRIDRSTQQELDEALAQIGAITRGRLQARLGTLA, encoded by the coding sequence ATGTCACAGTCACTCGATCTGGCGCCGGTCAATGCGCTGGACCAGTCCGGCTTCACGCACGCGTTCGGCAGCGTGTTCGAACATTTTCCGCTGGCCGCCGAACGCGCCTGGGCGCAACGGCCCTTTGCATCGGCCAGCGCGCTGCACGATGCGATGATGGATGTCATCCGCAAGCTGGATGCGAAAGCCCAATGCGATTTCCTCAACCTGCATCCGATGCTGTCGGCCGCGAATATCCGCGCCGGCACCATGACGGCGGATTCCAATGCCGAGCAGAAGAGCGCGGGGCTGGACGCGATGTCGGCGCAGCAGGAAGCCGCGCTCGACCGCATGAATGCCGCTTACCACGCGCGGCACGGCTTTCCCTTCATCATCTGCGTGCGGCACTACACGCGCGAAGGCATCTTTGCCGCACTGGAACGCCGTATCGATCGCAGCACGCAGCAGGAGCTGGATGAGGCGCTGGCACAGATCGGCGCGATCACGCGCGGGCGGCTGCAGGCACGGCTTGGTACGCTGGCCTGA
- a CDS encoding LysR family transcriptional regulator — translation MIRADDPFDTYLLRVLCILIAEQSVSRTAIRLNQSQPAISSALKRLRAIFNDPLLTREKNVMVPTERALQIARNAQAALSALDNLLVSDDRFDPATTEQSFTVAMPDYLAPPFFAHVVREFRRMAPHARLAAIPLTATFDYEQALSEGAIDIVIGNWPNPPEHLHLSVLLEDEVVCMVARDSVHNQPGKFTAQAYLGAAHIVPTPYSRDQRGLVDTGLSTMRVHRDNRVSCPYFNLAPSLIPGTDLILTTGRHFANYHAQHVPVAVLRPPIEFPFMRFYQLWHPARHRSASHAWLRGMLTAASQALRDLRDLDPAPRA, via the coding sequence ATGATCCGCGCCGACGACCCTTTCGATACCTACCTGCTGCGCGTGCTGTGCATCCTGATTGCCGAGCAGAGCGTCTCGCGCACCGCCATCCGCCTGAACCAGTCGCAGCCTGCCATCAGCTCGGCGCTCAAGCGGCTGCGCGCGATCTTCAACGACCCGCTGCTGACGCGCGAGAAGAATGTCATGGTGCCGACCGAGCGCGCCCTGCAGATCGCCCGCAACGCACAGGCGGCGCTGAGCGCGCTGGACAACCTGCTGGTGTCGGACGACCGCTTCGACCCCGCCACCACCGAGCAAAGCTTTACCGTGGCGATGCCCGACTACCTCGCGCCGCCGTTCTTTGCCCACGTCGTGCGGGAGTTCCGGCGCATGGCACCGCACGCGCGGCTCGCGGCGATTCCGCTGACCGCCACCTTCGACTATGAGCAGGCGCTGTCCGAGGGCGCCATCGATATCGTGATCGGCAACTGGCCCAATCCGCCCGAGCACCTGCACCTGTCGGTATTGCTGGAAGACGAAGTGGTCTGCATGGTGGCGCGGGACAGCGTGCATAACCAGCCGGGCAAGTTCACCGCGCAGGCCTACCTGGGCGCTGCGCATATCGTGCCCACGCCCTACTCGCGCGACCAGCGCGGGCTGGTCGACACGGGCCTGAGCACGATGCGCGTGCACCGCGACAACCGCGTGAGCTGCCCCTACTTCAACCTCGCGCCGAGCCTGATCCCGGGTACCGACCTGATCCTGACCACGGGCCGCCACTTTGCCAACTATCACGCGCAGCACGTGCCGGTGGCGGTGCTCAGGCCGCCGATCGAATTCCCGTTCATGCGCTTCTACCAGCTGTGGCATCCCGCGCGCCACCGCTCGGCCTCGCATGCGTGGCTGCGCGGCATGCTGACGGCGGCGTCGCAGGCGCTGCGCGACCTGCGCGACCTGGACCCCGCCCCGCGCGCATAG
- the uraH gene encoding hydroxyisourate hydrolase, with protein sequence MAGISTHVLDVSLGKPIAGMQIELFDVGTQPPKLIAKARTNHDGRTDTPMLPAAQARTGDFELRFWVADYFKTPDTFADIVPVRFTIADAAQHYHVPLLCSPWSFGTYRGS encoded by the coding sequence ATGGCAGGCATCAGCACCCACGTGCTCGACGTATCGCTCGGCAAGCCGATTGCCGGCATGCAGATCGAACTGTTCGACGTCGGCACGCAACCGCCGAAGCTGATTGCAAAGGCGCGGACCAACCACGACGGGCGCACCGACACGCCCATGCTGCCCGCCGCCCAGGCCCGCACCGGCGACTTCGAGCTGCGTTTCTGGGTGGCGGACTACTTCAAGACGCCGGACACGTTCGCCGACATCGTGCCCGTGCGCTTTACCATCGCGGACGCCGCGCAGCACTACCACGTGCCGCTGCTGTGCTCGCCGTGGAGTTTCGGCACATACCGGGGCAGCTGA
- a CDS encoding MFS transporter: MSMTKQGVPMFAGTADDAEASVFRKVSWRLLPFLGVLWVLAWLDRVNIGFAKLQMLDSLRFSEAVYGLGAGIFFLGYFFFEVPSNMLLQKIGAKKTIMRITIGWGVICMLQTYVTTPTQFYILRFLLGAFEAGFYPGVILYLTYWYPSERRARAFGTFMSASAIAGVLGGPLAGWIMTSMGGVHGMHGWQWLFILEGIPSVLAGIVAWFYMTDKPEQAKWLTESEKRIVLDALKRDSAAMGERGHDWRTLFTNRKVWLLIAIFFCLLCANSTLTFWIPTIIKEVGFATPMAVGWIAAVAYLCGAIGMIANGAHSDRRKEVRWHFSGAALVGGAAMAMLAVLMGVQALSPVITLLAMTAALVGTMSAIPVFWQLPNRYLAGSAAAVGVALINSVSNLAGFGAPYVMGLIKTATGTVSSGLYLVAAIEILAAVLVVFGIRRLHHKREA, translated from the coding sequence ATGTCCATGACAAAACAGGGCGTTCCGATGTTCGCCGGCACGGCGGACGATGCGGAAGCCAGCGTCTTTCGCAAGGTGTCGTGGCGCCTGCTGCCATTCCTTGGCGTGCTGTGGGTGCTGGCGTGGCTGGACCGCGTCAACATCGGCTTCGCCAAGCTGCAGATGCTGGATTCGCTGCGCTTCAGCGAGGCGGTGTATGGCCTTGGCGCCGGTATCTTCTTCCTCGGCTACTTCTTTTTCGAAGTGCCGTCGAACATGCTGCTGCAGAAGATCGGTGCCAAGAAGACGATCATGCGCATCACCATCGGGTGGGGTGTGATCTGCATGCTGCAGACCTATGTCACCACGCCGACGCAGTTCTATATCCTGCGCTTCCTGCTGGGCGCCTTCGAGGCGGGCTTCTATCCCGGCGTGATCCTCTACCTGACCTACTGGTATCCGTCCGAGCGGCGCGCCCGCGCCTTCGGCACGTTCATGTCGGCGTCGGCGATCGCAGGTGTGCTCGGCGGCCCGCTGGCCGGCTGGATCATGACCTCGATGGGCGGCGTGCACGGCATGCATGGCTGGCAATGGCTGTTTATCCTCGAAGGCATTCCCTCCGTGCTGGCCGGCATCGTCGCGTGGTTCTACATGACCGACAAGCCGGAGCAGGCCAAGTGGCTGACCGAGAGCGAGAAGCGCATCGTGCTCGATGCCCTGAAGCGTGACAGCGCCGCCATGGGCGAACGCGGGCACGACTGGCGTACGCTGTTCACCAACCGCAAGGTGTGGCTGCTGATCGCCATCTTCTTCTGCCTGCTGTGCGCCAACTCCACGCTGACCTTCTGGATCCCGACCATCATCAAGGAAGTGGGCTTCGCCACGCCGATGGCGGTAGGCTGGATCGCGGCGGTGGCCTACCTCTGCGGCGCGATCGGCATGATCGCCAACGGTGCGCACTCTGACCGCCGCAAAGAGGTGCGCTGGCACTTCAGCGGCGCCGCGCTGGTCGGCGGCGCGGCGATGGCCATGCTGGCCGTGCTGATGGGCGTGCAGGCGCTGTCGCCGGTGATCACCTTGCTGGCCATGACTGCCGCGCTGGTCGGCACCATGAGCGCCATCCCCGTGTTCTGGCAACTGCCCAACCGCTACCTGGCGGGCAGCGCCGCGGCGGTGGGCGTGGCCCTCATCAATTCCGTCTCCAACCTGGCCGGCTTCGGTGCGCCCTATGTCATGGGGCTGATCAAGACCGCGACCGGCACGGTCAGCAGCGGCCTGTACCTGGTGGCCGCCATCGAAATCCTGGCTGCGGTGCTGGTTGTGTTCGGCATCCGCCGCCTCCATCACAAGCGCGAGGCCTGA
- a CDS encoding HlyD family type I secretion periplasmic adaptor subunit translates to MSELRKAETQSSAETFATAAMGIANRRPARMARIVAASLCGMAAVALVYAVFARMDVVVSAQGKVIPSGKSKVVQPLEAGVVRQIYVRDGQKVKAGDVLIELDPTTTAADRDRLQRDHWEAEAEVQRLTALLDGKGTLPTIEGLPDDIARTQQAQLTSALAEHRAKMAALDAEVARKRADRDGTAASLEQIRASLPLVTKKNDMREELVKTGHIAETGLIETRLELINLKKELALQTNRLAEANAGLNAAHQQRAQAVAEFTARNSAELAEESRKAATAELELVKATQRRDLQILRAPIDGVVQQLAVTTVGGVVTQAQPVAIVVPENTALEVDAQVQNKDIGYVKPGQRVITKVETFDFTRFGYIEGQVQWVGTDAVNDQKLGPIYPVRIRLAEQATPNSVNGRKGTLTPGMSVTADIRVDERRMISYFLSPLLRYKDEALRER, encoded by the coding sequence ATGTCTGAACTACGTAAAGCAGAAACGCAATCGTCCGCCGAGACGTTCGCCACGGCGGCGATGGGTATCGCCAACCGCCGCCCGGCACGCATGGCAAGGATCGTCGCGGCAAGCCTCTGCGGCATGGCCGCGGTGGCACTTGTTTATGCGGTGTTCGCCAGGATGGATGTGGTGGTTTCGGCGCAGGGCAAGGTCATTCCCTCCGGCAAATCCAAGGTGGTGCAGCCACTCGAAGCCGGCGTCGTGCGCCAGATCTATGTGCGCGATGGCCAGAAGGTCAAGGCTGGCGACGTCCTGATCGAACTGGACCCGACCACCACCGCGGCTGACCGCGACCGCCTGCAACGCGATCACTGGGAAGCCGAGGCGGAGGTGCAGCGGCTGACCGCGCTATTGGATGGAAAGGGCACCCTGCCGACCATCGAGGGACTGCCAGACGACATCGCCCGGACGCAGCAGGCACAGTTGACCAGCGCCCTGGCCGAACACCGCGCCAAGATGGCGGCGCTCGATGCCGAGGTCGCGCGCAAGCGCGCCGACCGTGACGGCACCGCCGCCAGCCTGGAACAGATTCGGGCCAGCCTGCCGCTTGTCACGAAGAAGAACGACATGCGCGAGGAACTGGTCAAGACCGGACACATCGCCGAGACGGGCCTGATCGAGACGCGGCTCGAACTGATCAATCTCAAGAAGGAACTGGCCCTGCAGACCAACCGGCTGGCCGAGGCCAATGCCGGGCTGAATGCCGCGCATCAGCAGCGCGCGCAGGCCGTTGCTGAGTTCACCGCCCGCAATTCCGCTGAGCTCGCCGAGGAGAGCCGCAAGGCCGCGACCGCCGAACTGGAGCTGGTCAAGGCTACCCAGCGCCGTGACCTGCAGATCCTGCGGGCGCCCATTGATGGCGTCGTGCAGCAACTGGCGGTCACGACCGTTGGCGGCGTGGTCACCCAGGCACAGCCCGTGGCGATCGTTGTGCCGGAAAACACTGCCCTGGAGGTAGACGCCCAAGTCCAGAACAAGGACATCGGCTATGTGAAGCCCGGCCAACGCGTCATCACCAAGGTCGAAACGTTCGACTTCACGCGTTTCGGCTACATCGAGGGCCAGGTGCAGTGGGTCGGCACCGATGCTGTCAACGACCAGAAGCTCGGTCCGATCTACCCGGTGCGCATCCGGCTCGCGGAGCAGGCGACGCCGAACTCGGTCAACGGTCGCAAGGGCACGCTCACGCCCGGCATGAGCGTGACGGCGGATATCCGGGTCGACGAGCGCCGCATGATCTCCTATTTCCTGTCGCCGCTGCTGCGCTACAAGGACGAGGCCCTGCGGGAGCGGTGA
- a CDS encoding peptidase domain-containing ABC transporter — MTTAPLRPNLTMLAALATLHERRADAEALARRWDIAQDLDPDRVLWGLQDLGFTAKRVSGTLSALANAPLPVLALTTGGKLVLVGRVSDTVLVQRAGAKAIAVSAAEFAEDFAGAWVEASPSVASVTATADATSGATAPKFDVGWFWHAIGKYKAELAQVLLASFFVQIFALVTPLAFQVVIDKVLTHRSQSTLVVMLVALAGVALFEAVLSGLRHYLLTHTTQRVDVELGARLFQHLMRLPMSFFQSRRAGDIIAATRELETARNFLTGQALTAWLDLVFALVFLAVMFYYSPLLTLIVVAFLPIFFGASYIVSPLLRKKLEDKFALGADNQAFLVETVGAMETLKSQAVEASWQRRWEERLVRFAVSSFESGHTGNWTNQLTNLASKALTVILLGVGAMQVIDGNLTVGGLIAFNMLSGRVNAPIIKLSTLWQEVQQMRVAIKRLATIMDATPEPGFAADGAGRRSLQGQVSFDRVSFAYQANGAQVLSDVSFSVPAGEVIGVVGVSGAGKTTLIRLLQRLYTATSGRVFIDGIDLATVDATWLRRQIGVVSQDCALLNLSVRDNIAISNPELSLQDVMAAAELAGAHDFVNVLPQGYDTVIGERGSLLSGGQRARIAIARALATNPRLLLLDEATASLDYESERVIHDNLEKICTGRTVFIVAHRLSTLRLADRILVLDRGQLVEQGHHTELIAQPAGKYRALFEASRVLETLTVKHKAPVQPLPGGTHV; from the coding sequence ATGACTACCGCGCCGCTTCGACCCAATCTGACTATGCTGGCGGCGCTTGCCACGTTGCATGAGCGGCGCGCAGATGCAGAAGCGCTCGCGCGGCGGTGGGACATTGCCCAAGACCTTGATCCCGACCGCGTGCTGTGGGGCCTGCAGGATCTGGGCTTCACGGCCAAACGCGTCAGTGGCACGCTGTCAGCACTGGCCAACGCGCCGCTGCCAGTGCTTGCGCTGACCACCGGTGGAAAACTGGTCCTGGTTGGCAGGGTCAGCGACACCGTGCTGGTACAGCGCGCCGGCGCAAAGGCAATCGCCGTGTCGGCAGCCGAGTTTGCGGAGGACTTCGCCGGCGCATGGGTAGAAGCGAGTCCGAGCGTCGCCTCGGTAACCGCGACAGCCGACGCTACAAGCGGGGCTACCGCGCCCAAGTTCGATGTGGGGTGGTTCTGGCACGCCATCGGCAAATACAAGGCCGAGCTGGCGCAGGTCCTGCTCGCGTCTTTCTTTGTCCAGATCTTTGCTCTGGTGACGCCGCTAGCCTTCCAGGTGGTGATCGACAAGGTGCTGACCCATCGCTCGCAAAGCACGCTTGTGGTGATGCTGGTCGCGCTGGCCGGCGTGGCGCTGTTCGAAGCGGTGCTCTCGGGGCTGCGCCACTATCTCTTGACGCACACCACGCAACGGGTCGATGTCGAGCTGGGCGCACGCCTGTTTCAGCATCTGATGCGATTGCCCATGTCGTTTTTCCAGTCGCGGCGCGCAGGCGACATCATCGCCGCGACGCGCGAACTGGAGACTGCGCGCAACTTCCTCACCGGCCAGGCGCTGACCGCCTGGCTCGACCTGGTCTTCGCGCTGGTGTTCCTCGCGGTGATGTTCTATTACAGCCCGCTGCTGACGCTCATCGTCGTCGCCTTCCTGCCGATCTTCTTTGGTGCGTCCTATATCGTCAGCCCGTTGCTGCGCAAGAAGCTGGAGGACAAGTTCGCACTGGGCGCCGACAACCAGGCCTTCCTGGTGGAAACCGTTGGCGCGATGGAAACGCTCAAGAGCCAGGCGGTGGAGGCAAGCTGGCAGCGCCGCTGGGAGGAGCGGTTGGTGCGCTTTGCCGTGTCGTCATTCGAATCGGGCCACACTGGCAACTGGACCAACCAGCTGACCAATCTTGCCAGCAAGGCGCTGACGGTGATTCTGTTGGGCGTGGGTGCCATGCAGGTGATCGACGGCAACCTGACTGTCGGCGGCCTGATTGCGTTCAATATGCTATCTGGCCGTGTCAATGCGCCGATCATCAAGCTGTCTACCCTGTGGCAGGAAGTTCAGCAGATGCGTGTGGCCATCAAGCGACTGGCGACCATCATGGATGCCACGCCTGAGCCTGGCTTCGCTGCCGATGGCGCTGGACGCCGCTCCCTGCAAGGTCAAGTCAGCTTTGATCGAGTGAGCTTTGCCTACCAGGCCAACGGCGCCCAGGTGCTGTCGGACGTGTCCTTCAGCGTCCCTGCTGGGGAGGTCATCGGCGTGGTTGGCGTCTCAGGCGCTGGCAAGACAACTCTTATCCGATTGCTGCAACGCCTGTATACCGCCACGAGCGGACGGGTCTTCATCGACGGGATCGATCTCGCCACGGTCGATGCCACCTGGCTGCGGCGCCAGATCGGTGTGGTCTCCCAGGATTGCGCGTTGCTGAACCTGTCGGTACGGGACAACATCGCCATCTCCAATCCGGAGTTGTCCCTGCAAGACGTGATGGCCGCAGCCGAACTCGCTGGCGCGCACGACTTCGTCAATGTGCTGCCCCAGGGCTACGACACCGTGATTGGTGAGCGCGGCAGTCTGCTCTCCGGTGGTCAGCGCGCCCGCATTGCCATCGCCCGGGCGCTGGCCACCAACCCGCGACTGCTGCTCCTCGACGAAGCCACTGCGAGCCTCGACTACGAGTCCGAGCGCGTCATTCACGACAACCTGGAGAAGATCTGCACGGGCCGCACGGTCTTCATCGTTGCCCACCGTCTGTCGACGCTGCGCCTGGCCGACCGCATTCTGGTGCTCGACAGGGGTCAACTGGTCGAGCAAGGCCACCATACCGAACTGATCGCCCAGCCGGCAGGCAAGTATCGCGCCCTGTTCGAGGCCTCGCGCGTACTGGAAACACTGACGGTCAAGCACAAGGCTCCTGTGCAGCCGCTGCCGGGAGGCACGCATGTCTGA
- a CDS encoding hydroxyisourate hydrolase, which produces MHDDHDPGFNAARRRFGLQSITLGGSALLAGNALAASPAPATAPNQTAGPVQQGGLSPRLTMHALDTWHGTPAAGMRVDMYRVDNGQPRLLQTMTLAANGRSEPPLLLGEAYRTGTYELVMHVDEYFAARKANLPQPLFLSKIPLRLRVTDASQRIHLPVTFGPWSYNYYRGS; this is translated from the coding sequence ATGCACGACGACCACGATCCCGGCTTCAATGCCGCCCGCCGACGCTTCGGCCTGCAATCGATCACGCTGGGAGGCAGTGCGCTGCTGGCTGGCAACGCACTGGCCGCCAGCCCGGCGCCGGCTACCGCGCCCAACCAGACCGCCGGCCCGGTGCAGCAGGGCGGCCTCAGCCCCCGGCTGACCATGCACGCGCTCGACACCTGGCACGGCACGCCGGCCGCCGGCATGCGCGTGGACATGTACCGCGTTGACAACGGACAGCCACGCTTGCTGCAGACGATGACGCTCGCCGCCAACGGCCGCAGCGAGCCGCCGCTGCTGCTCGGCGAGGCCTACCGCACCGGCACCTACGAGCTGGTCATGCACGTGGACGAGTACTTCGCCGCCCGCAAGGCCAACCTGCCGCAGCCGCTGTTCCTGTCGAAGATCCCGCTGCGCCTGCGCGTGACGGACGCCAGCCAGCGCATCCACCTGCCCGTGACGTTCGGGCCGTGGAGCTACAACTACTACCGCGGCAGCTGA
- a CDS encoding toxin-activating lysine-acyltransferase, with the protein MTTPTNTEQLARFAAEQAQRVIKKIPLLGPVSWLMMNNPSTRHAFFADLEWRVMPPLVLEQAKLYMKGEMPTAFVTWACLSEAVIERYMRPPFHLAPGDWKSGDQVFLIDLIAPYGGASEVLADLRQTALAGRVIHQVAPETSSSATVITV; encoded by the coding sequence ATGACGACCCCTACCAACACCGAGCAACTGGCCAGATTCGCCGCCGAGCAGGCCCAGCGAGTCATCAAGAAAATCCCGCTGCTGGGGCCGGTCTCCTGGCTGATGATGAACAATCCATCGACCCGGCACGCCTTCTTCGCCGACCTGGAGTGGCGTGTCATGCCGCCGCTCGTGCTGGAGCAAGCCAAGCTTTACATGAAAGGCGAAATGCCCACCGCGTTTGTGACCTGGGCCTGCCTGTCGGAAGCGGTGATTGAACGCTATATGCGCCCGCCGTTCCACTTGGCGCCCGGCGACTGGAAGTCGGGTGATCAGGTCTTCCTGATTGACCTGATCGCACCCTACGGTGGCGCCTCGGAGGTGCTGGCGGATCTGAGGCAGACGGCGCTGGCGGGAAGGGTGATTCATCAGGTGGCCCCTGAGACGTCTTCCTCTGCTACGGTCATCACTGTGTAG
- a CDS encoding SDR family oxidoreductase, whose amino-acid sequence MKIVVIGGTGLIGSKVVARLAAQGHEVIAASPKTGVNALTGEGLAEALAGAQVVVDVANSPSFEDNAVLDFFQTSGRNLAAAEKAAGVGHHVALSVVGTDKLSQSGYFRAKIAQEAQIRDAGIPYTIVRSTQFLEFLGGIAHSGAEGDVVRLSAALIQPIASDDVAEAVADHALADPVNGMVDIAGPERFRMDELVQRYLEATADPRKVVTDPEARYFGAELKDDTLVPEGAAWLGKTTFEAWMAQSRGAQR is encoded by the coding sequence ATGAAAATTGTCGTGATCGGTGGTACCGGCCTGATCGGCAGCAAGGTCGTGGCGCGGCTGGCGGCGCAAGGGCATGAGGTGATTGCCGCGTCGCCAAAGACCGGCGTGAACGCGCTGACCGGCGAAGGCCTGGCCGAGGCGCTGGCCGGCGCGCAGGTGGTGGTGGATGTCGCCAACTCACCCTCGTTCGAGGACAATGCGGTACTCGATTTTTTCCAGACCTCCGGGCGCAACCTGGCGGCCGCGGAGAAGGCCGCGGGCGTCGGCCACCATGTGGCACTGTCCGTGGTCGGCACGGACAAGCTGTCGCAGAGCGGTTACTTCCGCGCGAAGATCGCCCAGGAAGCCCAGATCCGGGACGCGGGCATTCCCTATACCATCGTCCGGTCCACGCAGTTCCTCGAATTCCTGGGCGGCATCGCCCACTCCGGGGCGGAAGGCGATGTGGTGCGTTTATCCGCCGCGCTGATCCAGCCCATCGCGTCCGATGATGTTGCCGAGGCGGTTGCGGACCATGCGCTGGCCGACCCGGTGAATGGCATGGTCGATATTGCCGGCCCCGAAAGATTCCGCATGGACGAACTGGTGCAGCGCTATCTGGAGGCCACCGCCGATCCGCGCAAGGTCGTGACGGATCCGGAAGCCCGGTATTTCGGCGCCGAACTCAAGGACGATACGCTGGTGCCGGAGGGCGCCGCCTGGCTGGGCAAGACCACCTTCGAAGCATGGATGGCGCAAAGCCGCGGCGCACAGCGCTGA
- a CDS encoding TolC family outer membrane protein, with product MARVSLFASAAVAAVVATSHAHAIDLVGAYRLAQGGDPTFEAARYALEAGREKLPQARAGILPTVNLNGNGGRQNGQASFAGSPYQDRNVNSWAWNLQLSQPVVRVANWIGIAQAGAQVEQAEAQFAQTESDLILRTAQAYFDVLTARDSVTVAKAQLRAVEQQRVLAKRRYDVGEATITDVYEAQSRHDLGRSQLVQALNDQESRQAELEKLIGPLPDPLAGLRTDVSLPAPEPADVGAWMGSARQNNPAVRTQLAAVEVAEKEVSKNRAAHLPTLDFTAGYGGNYTSGSMTSPADIENRIKSGTIGLQLTIPIYQGGAVNSRVSEAIANRYKSRAELEAARRQAATQARQAFGGVTSGLSQVEALTSAVTSSLDSVNANKIGYRIGTRVNIDVLNAEQQLFAAQRDLARARYDTILQGLRLKSAAGTLAESDVIAVNALLTEDASQATPAVPAMPAASNATKSPNVRTQ from the coding sequence ATGGCACGAGTATCCCTATTTGCCAGCGCCGCCGTGGCCGCGGTGGTGGCCACATCGCATGCCCACGCCATCGATCTGGTGGGCGCATATCGTCTTGCGCAGGGAGGTGATCCAACCTTCGAGGCGGCCCGCTATGCGTTGGAGGCTGGCCGCGAAAAGCTACCGCAGGCCCGGGCCGGGATACTCCCGACCGTCAACCTGAACGGCAACGGCGGCCGCCAGAACGGGCAAGCGAGCTTCGCTGGCAGCCCCTATCAGGACCGCAACGTCAATAGCTGGGCGTGGAACCTGCAGCTGTCGCAGCCGGTCGTGCGCGTCGCGAACTGGATTGGCATCGCGCAAGCTGGCGCCCAAGTCGAGCAGGCCGAGGCGCAGTTTGCGCAGACCGAGAGCGACCTGATCCTGCGCACGGCTCAGGCGTATTTCGACGTGCTGACGGCACGCGACAGTGTAACGGTCGCCAAGGCGCAGCTGCGTGCGGTGGAACAGCAGCGTGTATTGGCCAAGCGCCGCTACGACGTGGGCGAGGCAACGATCACCGATGTGTACGAGGCGCAGTCCCGACATGATCTCGGGCGGTCTCAGCTGGTGCAGGCGCTGAACGACCAGGAATCCCGGCAGGCTGAGCTGGAAAAGCTGATTGGGCCACTGCCCGACCCGCTGGCCGGCCTCCGGACCGATGTAAGCCTGCCAGCGCCCGAGCCGGCAGACGTTGGCGCTTGGATGGGCAGTGCGCGCCAGAACAATCCCGCGGTGCGCACGCAATTGGCTGCGGTGGAAGTGGCCGAGAAGGAAGTGTCCAAGAACCGGGCGGCCCACCTGCCGACGCTCGATTTTACCGCTGGCTATGGCGGGAACTACACGTCCGGGTCCATGACCTCGCCGGCCGATATCGAGAACCGGATCAAATCCGGCACCATCGGCCTGCAGCTGACCATCCCCATCTACCAGGGCGGCGCGGTCAATTCCCGGGTGTCGGAAGCCATCGCCAACCGATACAAGAGCCGGGCGGAACTGGAAGCGGCACGGCGCCAGGCGGCCACGCAGGCGCGGCAGGCCTTCGGCGGTGTCACCAGCGGCCTCTCGCAGGTGGAGGCGCTGACTTCGGCAGTCACCTCCAGCCTTGATTCAGTGAACGCCAACAAGATCGGCTACCGGATCGGCACGCGCGTCAACATCGATGTGCTCAACGCCGAGCAGCAACTCTTTGCCGCGCAGCGCGACCTGGCCAGGGCGCGCTATGACACGATCCTGCAGGGCCTGCGCCTGAAATCGGCCGCTGGCACGCTGGCAGAAAGCGATGTCATTGCCGTCAACGCCTTGCTGACGGAGGATGCCAGTCAGGCCACACCCGCGGTGCCTGCCATGCCAGCCGCATCGAACGCCACCAAATCACCGAACGTAAGAACCCAATGA